The following proteins come from a genomic window of Halorussus halophilus:
- a CDS encoding RtcB family protein: MDTYEAGDVTLQKVREYVWEIPREGGMNTPARVLASERLLDEISEDKTLEQLKNSTHLPGVTKYAICMPDGHQGYGFPVGGVAGIDTEDGCISPGAVGYDINCGVRMMRTNLSYDDVRGQEEELVESLFANVPSGLGGGGVVESDLATVDAILDRGMEWALEEGYAVPEDLAHCEDEGVRHDSDPSKVSQKAKDRGKNQIGSLGSGNHFLEVQRVTDTYLDDVAEAYGLEEDQIVVLIHCGSRGLGHQVCTDYLRKIEKAHGGLLSKLPDKELAAAPAGSHLAEDYYDAMCAAINFAWVNRQLVMHRTRKVFERVFDDDWESMGMDLLYDVAHNIAKKEMHTIDGEEKELYVHRKGATRAFPAGHPEVPGTYLDVGQPIIIPGSMGAGSYVLRGGEASMDLTFGSTAHGAGRVMSRTQAKKDYWGGDVQDELAQQHIYVKAQSGATVAEEAPGVYKDVDEVVRVSDALGIGDKVARTFPVCNIKG; this comes from the coding sequence ATGGACACATACGAAGCGGGCGACGTCACACTCCAGAAGGTACGGGAGTACGTTTGGGAGATTCCACGGGAAGGCGGGATGAACACGCCTGCGCGCGTCCTCGCCAGCGAAAGATTACTGGACGAAATTTCTGAGGACAAGACGCTCGAACAACTGAAGAACTCGACGCACCTGCCGGGGGTGACGAAGTACGCCATCTGCATGCCGGACGGCCATCAGGGGTACGGGTTCCCGGTCGGCGGTGTCGCCGGAATCGACACCGAAGACGGCTGTATTTCACCGGGAGCGGTCGGCTACGACATAAATTGTGGGGTGAGGATGATGCGGACGAATCTCTCGTACGACGACGTGCGCGGCCAGGAGGAGGAACTGGTCGAGTCGCTGTTCGCGAACGTTCCCTCCGGTCTCGGCGGTGGTGGGGTCGTCGAGAGCGACCTGGCTACCGTCGATGCAATCTTAGACCGCGGGATGGAGTGGGCGCTCGAAGAAGGCTACGCGGTCCCGGAGGACTTGGCCCACTGCGAGGATGAGGGCGTTCGCCACGACAGCGACCCGTCGAAAGTCTCCCAGAAGGCCAAAGACAGAGGCAAGAACCAAATCGGGAGTCTGGGGTCGGGCAACCACTTCCTCGAAGTCCAGCGCGTGACCGACACGTATCTGGACGACGTGGCGGAGGCGTACGGATTGGAAGAAGACCAAATCGTGGTCCTCATCCACTGCGGGAGCAGAGGGCTGGGCCATCAGGTCTGCACCGACTACTTGCGAAAAATCGAGAAAGCTCACGGCGGGTTGCTGTCGAAGTTGCCCGACAAGGAACTCGCGGCCGCACCCGCCGGGAGCCATCTCGCCGAAGACTACTACGACGCGATGTGTGCGGCCATCAACTTCGCGTGGGTGAACCGGCAACTCGTCATGCACCGCACCCGAAAAGTGTTCGAACGCGTCTTCGACGACGACTGGGAGTCGATGGGGATGGACCTGCTGTACGACGTGGCGCACAACATCGCGAAGAAGGAGATGCACACCATCGACGGGGAGGAGAAAGAACTCTACGTCCACCGCAAAGGGGCAACCAGAGCGTTCCCCGCCGGACATCCCGAAGTTCCGGGAACCTACCTCGACGTTGGCCAACCAATCATCATCCCCGGAAGCATGGGCGCGGGGAGCTACGTCCTCCGGGGTGGCGAAGCGTCGATGGACCTAACCTTCGGTTCCACTGCCCACGGCGCAGGGAGAGTGATGAGTCGCACGCAGGCCAAGAAGGACTACTGGGGTGGTGACGTGCAGGACGAGTTAGCGCAACAGCACATCTACGTGAAAGCCCAGAGCGGCGCGACAGTCGCGGAGGAAGCGCCGGGCGTCTACAAGGACGTAGACGAAGTCGTCCGCGTCTCGGACGCGCTCGGCATCGGCGACAAAGTCGCGCGGACGTTCCCGGTCTGTAATATCAAAGGATGA
- a CDS encoding archease, giving the protein MSYELRDHTADVGVEATGATLGEVFAATADGLAGAMCEDVPETGERFDVTVRAESKEALLFDYLDELIYQRDVRAVLPVENEVEVREEAEDDENDQSAWALEGSARGVPLAEITAREIKAVTYSEMALEKADSGWRAYVVFDV; this is encoded by the coding sequence ATGAGCTACGAACTGCGCGACCACACCGCCGACGTGGGGGTCGAAGCGACGGGGGCGACGCTCGGCGAGGTGTTCGCGGCGACAGCGGACGGTCTCGCAGGTGCGATGTGCGAGGACGTTCCCGAGACGGGCGAGCGCTTCGACGTGACGGTTCGCGCGGAGAGCAAGGAAGCGCTCCTGTTCGACTATCTGGACGAACTCATCTACCAGCGTGACGTGCGGGCGGTCCTCCCGGTCGAGAACGAAGTAGAAGTTCGAGAGGAAGCCGAGGACGACGAAAACGACCAGAGCGCGTGGGCCCTCGAAGGGAGCGCCCGCGGCGTGCCACTGGCCGAGATTACCGCGCGGGAAATCAAGGCCGTGACTTACTCCGAGATGGCCCTAGAGAAAGCAGATTCGGGATGGCGCGCGTACGTCGTCTTCGACGTGTGA
- a CDS encoding GNAT family N-acetyltransferase — MSVKVESEVARPGDESYVDAAWQLKERIRRDEGVLKQRRGFFVDAYRRSTVHLLLTTDTGNSTDRSDTPKAENGGPDTEFADTMSSDTELMGFAAVRRDGYILFLATSPDFRGEGVGKRLVGRVAEDNETVSCHARASNENALGFYEHLGFEVKRHIENYYEDSGDAYYLKLGDGGGLAKKLSDFMRG, encoded by the coding sequence GTGAGCGTCAAGGTCGAATCGGAAGTCGCCCGACCGGGCGACGAAAGCTACGTCGATGCGGCGTGGCAACTCAAAGAGCGCATCCGGCGCGACGAGGGCGTTCTCAAGCAGCGCCGCGGGTTCTTCGTCGATGCCTACCGCCGTTCGACGGTCCATCTCCTGCTGACCACCGATACTGGGAACTCTACCGATCGCTCGGACACACCGAAAGCGGAGAACGGCGGCCCGGACACGGAGTTCGCGGATACGATGTCCTCGGACACGGAGTTGATGGGATTCGCCGCCGTTCGCCGGGACGGCTACATTCTCTTTCTCGCTACCTCGCCGGACTTCCGCGGCGAAGGCGTCGGCAAGCGACTCGTCGGTCGGGTCGCCGAGGACAACGAGACGGTCTCTTGTCACGCGCGAGCGTCTAACGAGAACGCGCTCGGGTTCTACGAACATCTGGGCTTCGAAGTGAAGCGCCACATCGAGAACTACTACGAGGACAGCGGCGACGCCTACTACCTGAAACTCGGAGATGGCGGCGGCCTCGCCAAGAAGCTCTCCGATTTCATGCGTGGGTAG
- the priS gene encoding DNA primase small subunit PriS produces the protein MEERTRAYLRGRFRDYYRRSEISPPPDPDNREWGYIPWTSGPTTMVRHQSLLELGELGDFLQRERPRHVYFSAGRYDDPGADDMDDKGWFDSDLVFDLDADHLPGVDPEGDSYAQMLADCKDELQKLLDILEVDFGFDDMTVVFSGGRGYHVHVRDEGVRKLDRDERREIVNYVLGDGVGYESVVQTEQRGTTTARVLPTEGGWGRRVHREVLAIADELREMDEDDALERLQEFDRIGEGRAETILSAVHDDYETLQSGNIERGGQGLRQLVKIVSEKTVSGQRAAIDEPVTTDTHRLIRLPGSLHGGTALQVKRLDRDEIESFDPLRDAIPDTFVGNDVMVELPESGVVELNDETFTLSEGDVSLPEYVAVFLMARGRAEKGRE, from the coding sequence ATGGAAGAGCGCACCCGAGCGTACCTCCGGGGCCGGTTCCGGGACTACTACCGGCGGAGCGAAATCTCGCCGCCGCCGGACCCCGACAACCGCGAGTGGGGGTACATCCCGTGGACGAGTGGACCGACGACGATGGTTCGTCACCAGTCGCTACTCGAACTCGGTGAACTCGGCGACTTCCTCCAACGCGAGCGGCCACGCCACGTCTACTTCTCGGCGGGCCGCTACGACGACCCCGGCGCGGACGACATGGACGACAAAGGCTGGTTCGACTCCGATTTGGTCTTCGACTTGGACGCCGACCACCTGCCCGGTGTGGACCCCGAGGGCGACTCCTACGCCCAGATGCTCGCCGACTGTAAAGACGAGCTACAGAAACTGCTCGACATTCTCGAAGTCGATTTCGGGTTCGACGACATGACCGTCGTCTTCTCCGGCGGCCGCGGCTACCACGTTCACGTCCGAGACGAGGGCGTGCGAAAGCTGGACCGCGACGAACGCCGCGAAATTGTCAACTACGTCCTCGGCGACGGCGTCGGCTACGAGTCGGTCGTCCAGACCGAACAGCGCGGGACGACGACGGCGCGCGTTCTCCCAACCGAGGGCGGTTGGGGGCGGCGCGTCCACCGCGAGGTTCTCGCCATCGCTGACGAACTCAGAGAGATGGACGAGGACGACGCCCTCGAACGACTTCAGGAGTTCGACCGCATCGGCGAGGGCCGCGCCGAGACGATTTTGAGTGCGGTTCACGACGACTACGAGACCTTACAGTCTGGGAACATCGAGCGCGGCGGGCAGGGACTCCGCCAGCTAGTGAAGATAGTCTCCGAGAAGACGGTGTCCGGCCAGCGCGCAGCGATAGACGAACCGGTGACGACCGACACCCACCGACTCATTCGCCTGCCGGGGAGTCTCCACGGCGGGACCGCGCTCCAAGTGAAGCGACTCGACCGGGACGAAATCGAATCGTTCGACCCGTTGAGAGACGCGATTCCGGACACCTTCGTCGGTAACGACGTGATGGTCGAACTGCCAGAGAGCGGTGTGGTCGAACTGAACGACGAAACCTTTACGCTCTCGGAGGGTGACGTATCACTTCCTGAGTACGTGGCCGTCTTCCTGATGGCGCGCGGCAGAGCCGAGAAGGGTCGCGAGTGA
- a CDS encoding sodium:calcium antiporter yields the protein MVSPVLMNVVLAIVGTAVVWKGSGLLESASEQLSAYYGLPAAVQGAIVVAIGSSFPELSSAVISTWLHGDFGLGVAAIVGSATFNLLVIPALSGILADGVEADRTVVYKEAQFYMVAVSVLVITFALAVIYNPVSLDGPASIGGEMTRSLAMIPLCFYGVYIFTQYHDTMDHEAETPPEDINPIRQWAYLAVSLVLIAVAVEMLVLSALGFRDMTGVPSFIWGLTIVAAGTSLPDTLVSVRAAKNDEGVTSLANVLGSNVFDLLVAVPAGIIVAGTAVINFSVAIPMMGFLTVATVVVFAMLRTELHLSARESYILLGLYGLFVTWLVLETLDVTHFVPGA from the coding sequence ATGGTCTCTCCGGTACTGATGAACGTCGTCCTCGCAATCGTCGGCACCGCGGTCGTCTGGAAGGGAAGCGGCCTACTCGAAAGCGCGAGCGAGCAGTTGTCGGCGTACTACGGCCTCCCGGCAGCCGTGCAGGGCGCAATCGTCGTCGCCATCGGGTCGAGTTTCCCCGAACTGTCGAGCGCGGTCATCTCGACGTGGCTCCACGGCGACTTCGGTCTCGGCGTCGCGGCCATCGTCGGTTCCGCGACGTTCAACTTGCTCGTCATCCCGGCGCTGTCGGGGATTCTCGCAGATGGCGTGGAGGCCGACCGGACGGTCGTCTACAAGGAGGCGCAGTTCTACATGGTCGCCGTCTCTGTGTTGGTCATCACCTTCGCGCTGGCGGTCATCTACAACCCCGTCAGTCTCGACGGCCCCGCCAGCATCGGCGGCGAGATGACGCGCTCGCTCGCCATGATTCCGCTGTGTTTCTACGGCGTCTACATTTTCACGCAGTACCACGACACGATGGACCACGAGGCCGAGACGCCGCCCGAGGACATCAACCCGATTCGTCAGTGGGCGTACCTCGCGGTGAGTCTCGTCCTCATCGCCGTCGCCGTCGAGATGCTGGTCCTGTCGGCGCTCGGCTTCCGCGACATGACCGGCGTCCCGAGTTTCATCTGGGGGCTAACCATCGTCGCCGCCGGGACGAGTCTGCCGGACACGCTGGTCAGCGTCCGCGCGGCGAAGAACGACGAGGGCGTCACAAGTCTCGCGAACGTCCTCGGGAGCAACGTCTTCGACTTGCTCGTCGCGGTTCCCGCGGGCATCATCGTCGCCGGAACTGCGGTCATCAACTTCTCCGTCGCCATCCCGATGATGGGCTTTCTGACGGTGGCGACGGTCGTCGTCTTCGCTATGCTCCGTACGGAACTCCACCTCTCCGCGCGGGAGTCGTACATCCTCCTCGGCCTCTACGGCCTCTTCGTCACGTGGCTCGTCCTCGAAACGCTGGACGTTACACACTTCGTTCCGGGTGCCTAA
- a CDS encoding CDC48 family AAA ATPase yields MKLTVKPLKQKDAGRGLAAIDRRSMQELGVENGDYIVIEGKKQGRAVARVWPGYPEDEGRGVVRIDGQLRQEAGVGIDDKVTIDTADVKPANTVTIALPQNLQIRGNIAPHIRDKLSGQAITKGQNVPFGFGLMGMGSGQSIPLRIAETNPEGTVVVTDSTDINISERPAEEVASGGATGGDGAPSVTYEDIGGLEGELEQVREMIELPMRHPELFSRLGIDPPKGVMLHGPPGTGKTLMAKAVANEIDAHFQTISGPEIMSKYYGESEEQLREVFEEAEQNAPAIVFIDELDSIAPKREEAGGDVERRVVAQLLSLMDGLEERGEVTVIAATNRVDAVDPALRRPGRFDREIEIGVPDRDGRLEIMQVHTRGMPLADGIELEEYADNTHGFVGADLENLAKESAMNALRRIRPEIDLDSEEIPADVLDQLQVTEKDFKEALKGIEPSALREVFVEVPDVTWEQVGGLEDTKERLRETIQWPLDYPEVFEALDMQAAKGVLMYGPPGTGKTLMAKAVANESDSNFISIKGPELLSKWVGESEKGVREVFSKARENAPTVVFFDEIDSIATERGSGSGGGSQVGERVVSQLLTELDGLEELEDVVVIATSNRPDLIDNALLRPGRLDRHVHVPVPDEDARRAIFEVHTRNKPLAEDVDLDFLAAETEGFVGADIEALTREAAMAASREFVTSVDPEDIGESVGNVRISAEHFEQALDEINASVTEETKERYDEIEERFESAEPEQEEDQLGRTFQ; encoded by the coding sequence ATGAAGCTTACTGTCAAACCACTTAAACAAAAAGACGCGGGGCGCGGACTCGCCGCCATCGACCGGCGGTCGATGCAGGAACTCGGCGTCGAGAACGGCGACTACATCGTCATCGAGGGCAAAAAGCAGGGCCGCGCGGTCGCTCGCGTCTGGCCGGGCTACCCCGAGGACGAAGGTCGCGGCGTCGTGCGCATCGACGGCCAACTCCGCCAAGAGGCGGGCGTCGGTATCGACGACAAAGTGACGATTGACACCGCGGACGTGAAACCCGCGAACACGGTCACTATCGCACTGCCCCAGAATCTCCAGATTCGGGGCAACATCGCACCCCACATTCGCGACAAACTCAGTGGGCAAGCGATTACCAAAGGGCAGAACGTTCCATTTGGCTTCGGCCTGATGGGCATGGGTTCTGGCCAGTCCATCCCGCTGAGGATCGCCGAGACGAATCCCGAGGGCACGGTCGTCGTGACCGACTCGACGGACATCAACATCAGCGAACGCCCCGCCGAAGAGGTCGCATCGGGCGGTGCGACCGGTGGTGACGGCGCGCCGAGCGTCACCTACGAGGACATCGGCGGACTCGAAGGCGAACTCGAACAAGTTCGTGAGATGATCGAGTTGCCGATGCGCCACCCCGAACTGTTCAGCAGGTTGGGCATCGACCCGCCGAAGGGCGTCATGCTCCACGGGCCGCCGGGCACCGGTAAGACCCTGATGGCGAAGGCCGTCGCCAACGAAATCGACGCGCACTTCCAGACCATCTCGGGTCCCGAAATCATGAGCAAGTACTACGGGGAAAGTGAGGAGCAACTGCGCGAGGTGTTCGAGGAAGCAGAGCAGAACGCCCCCGCAATCGTCTTCATCGACGAATTGGACTCCATCGCGCCCAAACGTGAGGAGGCGGGTGGCGACGTGGAACGCCGCGTCGTCGCGCAACTGCTCTCGCTCATGGACGGCCTCGAAGAGCGCGGGGAAGTCACCGTCATCGCCGCCACGAACCGCGTGGACGCCGTGGACCCCGCACTCCGTCGGCCCGGTCGCTTCGACCGCGAAATCGAGATTGGTGTGCCAGACCGCGACGGCCGCCTCGAAATCATGCAGGTCCACACGCGCGGGATGCCCCTCGCGGACGGCATCGAACTAGAGGAGTACGCCGACAACACCCACGGCTTCGTCGGTGCCGACCTCGAAAACCTCGCCAAAGAGTCGGCGATGAACGCGCTCCGGCGCATCCGTCCCGAAATCGACCTCGATTCGGAGGAGATTCCGGCAGACGTACTCGACCAACTACAAGTCACCGAGAAGGACTTCAAAGAGGCGCTAAAGGGCATCGAACCCTCCGCGCTCCGCGAGGTGTTCGTGGAAGTCCCCGACGTGACGTGGGAGCAGGTCGGTGGCCTCGAAGACACCAAAGAGCGCCTCCGAGAGACCATCCAGTGGCCGCTGGACTACCCCGAGGTGTTCGAAGCACTCGACATGCAGGCCGCGAAGGGCGTACTGATGTACGGCCCACCGGGCACGGGCAAGACCCTGATGGCGAAGGCCGTCGCCAACGAGAGCGACAGCAACTTCATCTCGATCAAGGGTCCCGAACTGCTCAGCAAGTGGGTCGGCGAGTCCGAAAAAGGAGTCCGGGAAGTATTCAGCAAGGCCCGCGAGAACGCCCCGACGGTGGTGTTCTTCGACGAAATCGACTCTATCGCTACCGAGCGCGGCAGTGGTAGCGGCGGCGGGTCGCAGGTCGGCGAGCGCGTCGTCTCGCAACTGCTGACGGAACTCGACGGCCTCGAAGAACTCGAAGACGTGGTCGTCATCGCCACCTCGAACCGGCCGGACCTCATCGACAACGCACTCCTGCGTCCGGGTCGTCTGGACCGCCACGTCCACGTGCCGGTGCCCGACGAGGACGCCCGCAGAGCGATCTTCGAGGTTCACACCCGCAACAAGCCGCTGGCCGAGGACGTTGACCTCGACTTCCTCGCCGCGGAGACCGAGGGCTTCGTCGGTGCCGACATCGAGGCGCTTACTCGTGAGGCCGCGATGGCCGCGAGTCGGGAGTTCGTCACGAGCGTGGACCCCGAAGACATCGGCGAGAGCGTCGGGAACGTCCGCATCAGTGCCGAGCACTTCGAACAAGCACTGGACGAAATCAACGCCAGCGTGACCGAGGAGACGAAAGAACGCTACGACGAAATCGAAGAGCGCTTCGAGAGCGCCGAACCCGAGCAGGAAGAGGACCAACTGGGCAGAACCTTCCAGTGA
- a CDS encoding DUF7127 family protein, which yields MSLKQVGEREDVFARHYKYDEAEVIVADFGATEEEASVDILEDTAIVVFEDEDSRQLELELPKGEAEAFMTNGVLTITVNQ from the coding sequence ATGTCATTGAAACAGGTTGGCGAGCGCGAAGACGTCTTCGCACGCCACTACAAGTACGACGAAGCGGAAGTCATCGTGGCCGACTTCGGTGCCACCGAAGAAGAGGCTTCAGTCGATATTCTCGAAGACACCGCAATCGTCGTCTTCGAGGACGAGGACTCCCGTCAGCTAGAACTGGAACTCCCCAAGGGGGAGGCGGAAGCGTTTATGACTAACGGCGTCCTTACTATTACGGTGAACCAATGA
- a CDS encoding alpha/beta fold hydrolase — METVTHHGRTTAYRLADRGGEESPLLFVHGSGGTHEVWKGQLGRLSSDRPVVALDLSGHGESDDIDADAGYETRAAYVDDVLAVAEETDAGVLVGNSLGGAVAQQLVIERDHEFDALVLAGTGAKLPVLDDLLEWLQSDFDRAIEFLHGPDRLFHDADSRYVQLSTESMKRVGQRTTLRDFVSCHDFDVRDKLEDIDVPTLAVVGEHDHLTPPEYHERLAAEIPDCRYREVLGAAHLAMLEEPEGFNTAIREFLDDLE; from the coding sequence ATGGAAACGGTTACACACCACGGACGGACGACCGCGTACCGACTCGCCGACCGAGGCGGCGAGGAGTCCCCGTTGCTGTTCGTCCACGGGTCTGGCGGTACCCACGAAGTCTGGAAGGGCCAACTCGGTCGCCTGTCGAGCGACCGCCCGGTCGTCGCACTCGACTTGAGTGGCCACGGCGAGTCCGACGACATCGACGCCGACGCAGGCTACGAGACGCGCGCCGCCTACGTGGACGACGTGCTGGCCGTCGCCGAGGAGACAGACGCCGGGGTCCTCGTCGGCAACTCGCTCGGCGGTGCGGTCGCCCAGCAACTCGTCATCGAACGCGACCACGAGTTCGACGCGCTCGTGTTGGCGGGCACCGGCGCGAAACTCCCGGTGCTGGACGACCTCTTGGAGTGGCTTCAGTCGGACTTCGACCGCGCAATCGAGTTCCTCCACGGCCCGGACAGGCTCTTCCACGACGCCGACTCGCGGTACGTCCAGCTATCGACCGAGTCGATGAAACGCGTCGGCCAGCGCACAACGCTCCGGGACTTCGTCTCGTGCCACGACTTCGACGTGCGCGACAAATTAGAGGACATCGACGTGCCGACGCTCGCCGTCGTCGGCGAACACGACCACCTCACGCCGCCGGAGTACCACGAACGACTCGCTGCCGAAATCCCCGACTGCCGATATCGGGAGGTACTGGGCGCGGCTCATTTGGCCATGCTCGAAGAACCAGAAGGGTTCAACACGGCGATTCGGGAGTTTCTGGACGACTTGGAGTGA
- a CDS encoding LuxR C-terminal-related transcriptional regulator — protein MTGQLLATGSPVPTHVVAESSDQHDIDQSELADALATIYEDLLDGGDAILQHYAAENPDRPPVVTEQGLTEVIYVDSAQWDQMAKRLEFSEELREAAMTAHAEYAREVDENGDSERESDESDSLHALVMPSRTVAELVRAGLSDRQATVQTLRMAGHTQEQIGDELGMQVGTVKSHCGRIDQKVRNAERLLELVE, from the coding sequence ATGACAGGCCAACTACTCGCCACTGGGTCGCCCGTTCCTACACACGTCGTCGCAGAGAGTTCTGACCAGCACGACATCGACCAGTCAGAACTCGCCGACGCACTGGCGACGATTTACGAGGACCTGCTGGACGGTGGCGACGCTATTCTCCAGCACTACGCCGCGGAGAACCCCGACCGACCGCCGGTCGTCACCGAACAGGGACTCACCGAAGTCATCTACGTCGATTCCGCACAGTGGGACCAGATGGCCAAACGGTTGGAGTTCTCCGAGGAACTCCGTGAAGCCGCGATGACTGCGCACGCCGAGTACGCCCGCGAAGTCGATGAAAACGGCGATAGCGAACGGGAATCGGACGAGTCCGATTCGCTCCACGCGCTCGTGATGCCCTCCCGGACGGTCGCCGAACTGGTACGGGCGGGACTCTCGGACCGACAAGCCACGGTCCAGACGCTCCGGATGGCCGGACACACCCAAGAGCAAATCGGCGACGAACTCGGCATGCAAGTCGGGACGGTCAAATCTCACTGTGGTCGCATCGACCAGAAAGTTCGAAATGCGGAGCGACTCCTCGAACTCGTCGAGTAG
- a CDS encoding DUF998 domain-containing protein — MGETTTYDRTAQILGETTAVNQRRAGILFIALAAQFMTILMLAAAIAPNYDFGGGAISDLGVVPETALLFNVSLVAVGVLNLLGGYFFYRTHGARWILAVFALAGLGAVGAGLFPLDTGGLHGLFALLAFLFFNVQALASATRLSGAMRAMSILAGGVGLVFVVLMAIGDAGNAAAFGPIGHGGTERMIVYPVMLWLVAFGGYLLGAPETTVAEKEDATAQ; from the coding sequence ATGGGGGAGACTACAACGTACGACCGCACTGCTCAGATACTCGGCGAAACGACTGCGGTGAACCAGCGACGCGCGGGAATACTTTTTATCGCGCTCGCTGCCCAGTTCATGACGATACTCATGCTCGCGGCGGCGATAGCTCCGAACTACGACTTCGGCGGCGGCGCAATCAGTGACCTCGGTGTCGTCCCCGAGACTGCACTCCTGTTCAACGTCTCGCTGGTCGCCGTCGGCGTCTTGAACTTGCTCGGCGGCTACTTCTTCTACCGAACGCACGGCGCGCGGTGGATTCTGGCCGTCTTCGCGCTCGCGGGTCTCGGAGCAGTCGGTGCTGGCCTATTCCCGCTCGACACCGGCGGACTCCACGGTCTGTTCGCGCTCCTCGCGTTCCTGTTCTTCAACGTGCAGGCGCTCGCCAGCGCGACGCGCCTCTCCGGCGCGATGAGGGCCATGTCGATACTCGCGGGCGGGGTCGGTCTCGTCTTCGTCGTCCTGATGGCAATTGGTGACGCCGGAAACGCGGCGGCGTTCGGACCCATCGGACACGGCGGGACCGAACGGATGATAGTCTACCCGGTGATGCTGTGGCTGGTCGCATTCGGTGGGTATCTGTTGGGTGCGCCAGAGACTACGGTGGCCGAGAAGGAAGACGCGACTGCTCAGTAG
- the panB gene encoding 3-methyl-2-oxobutanoate hydroxymethyltransferase — MATTVQDLAAMAGEEPITMLTAYDAPTAAIVDEADVDVILVGDSMGNAVLGYDSTLPVTVDEMQSRTAAVARATEDAMVVADMPFLSYGVDEADAIEHCGTMLKEADANAVKLESGPHTVELTQRLVELGIPVMAHLGLTPQRVNQLGGYFRQGTDEESASEMLELAKAHEEAGAFSLVLEHVPANVASQITDAIDIPTIGIGAGPDTDGQVLVLNDIMGLSDRSPYFSEQFADVKSEMERAITGFRDAVESGEFPAEAHSYSEDEIDDIY; from the coding sequence ATGGCGACGACCGTTCAGGACCTCGCGGCGATGGCGGGCGAGGAACCGATTACGATGCTGACCGCGTACGACGCGCCGACCGCCGCAATCGTAGACGAGGCGGACGTAGACGTGATTCTCGTCGGCGACAGCATGGGCAACGCCGTGTTGGGCTACGACTCGACGCTCCCAGTCACTGTCGATGAGATGCAGAGTCGAACCGCGGCAGTCGCTCGTGCGACAGAGGACGCGATGGTCGTGGCGGACATGCCCTTCCTGAGCTACGGCGTGGACGAAGCCGATGCCATCGAACACTGCGGGACGATGCTCAAGGAAGCCGACGCGAACGCCGTCAAGTTAGAGAGCGGCCCCCACACCGTCGAGTTGACCCAACGGCTCGTAGAGCTGGGCATCCCCGTGATGGCGCACCTCGGACTGACACCTCAGCGTGTGAATCAACTCGGCGGCTACTTCCGGCAGGGCACCGACGAGGAGAGCGCGAGCGAGATGCTGGAACTGGCGAAGGCCCACGAGGAGGCCGGAGCCTTCTCGCTCGTCCTCGAACACGTCCCGGCGAACGTCGCTTCCCAGATTACCGACGCCATCGACATCCCGACCATCGGCATAGGTGCAGGCCCAGACACCGACGGGCAAGTGCTGGTCCTCAACGACATCATGGGTCTGAGCGACCGGAGTCCGTACTTCTCCGAGCAGTTCGCGGACGTGAAAAGCGAGATGGAGCGTGCGATAACGGGGTTCCGCGACGCCGTCGAGTCGGGCGAGTTCCCCGCCGAAGCGCACAGTTACAGTGAAGACGAGATAGACGACATCTACTGA